TGGCGCCGATCCTGCTCCTCTCTACTATAGGCATCCACGGAGGTAGGAGCGTGCGGGATCGAATCGAGGGTTTCTTCGAATCCTGGGGCTATTTCATCATCCGATTCCGCTGGTTGGCGATCGCCGTGGTGGTCGGATTGACGGCGTTTCTCGCCTCGTATCTTCCCTCGCTGACGGTCGACAACTCCACGGAGAGTTTCCTGCGCCCGGATGATCCCTCCGTCGTCCTCTACAACGATTTCCGTGATCAGTTCGCGCGCGACGATCGTATTCTCGTGGCGATTGTCACCCCCGATGTCTTCAAACTCGAATTTCTCGAGAAACTCCGCGCACTGCATCGGGATATCGAAAACGAGATCCCCTACCTGCAGGAAGTTACGAGCCTGCTCAACGCACGCTCGACACGCGGAGAACACGACGCGCTGATCGTCGGCGATCTGGTCGAGGTGTGGCCGGAAAATCGGGCCGAGGTGCTCGCTCTGCGCGAACGGGTGCGCGCTAATCCCCTGTATCGCGACGTCCTGATCTCCGCAGATGAAACTCTCACGGTCATCTCGATCAAGCCGTTCACCTACTCGACCCTGGGAGAAGAGGACGCGCTCGCAGGTTTCGATGAACCCGAGTTCTCAGAAACTCCCGCCGAACCCCAGTACCTGAGTTCGGCGGAGAACCGAGCTATCTACGATTCGTTGATGGAAGTCGCGGAGCGTCATCGGAGCGCCGAGTTTCCGATCCATCTCGGCGGTGCCCTGCCCATGACCGAGAATATCAACGAGCATATGGGGCAGGACGTATTGCTCTACGTGAGCCTGGGGCTTCTTGCGATCTTCCTGCTTCTGATGGTCTTGTTCCGACGGGTCATGGGTGTCGTGAGCCCTCTGATCGTCGTGGGACTGTCGCTGAGTTCGTCCCTGGGTTTCATGGTGATGCTGGGAATTCCCGGTTCGAGCGCGGTGCAGATGCTGCCGATGTTCTTGCTCGCGGTCGGGGTCTGTGATTCGGTCCACATCCTGACCATCGTCTACCAGGAGTTGCATTCCGGGAGCAGCAAGGAAGACGCGATCGCCTTCGCAATGGGGCACTCCGGGCTCGCCGTCCTGATGACCAGTGTGACCACGGCGGCTGGGATGGTGTCCTTTGTTACTGCGGAACTGGCACCGGTCGCTCATCTGGGCGTTATTGCGCCGATCGGTGTAATGCTCGCTCTCGCCTACACATTGGTGCTGCTTCCCGCGCTGCTCGCGATCGCGCCGAGTCGGAGGACACGGAAGACGACCGGAAGGGGAACGGGAGAAGTCCTCAATCTCTTTCTGACCAGGACAGGTGGAGTGGCCACCCGCAACCCATGGAGAGTACTGGGCTTCGCTGCTGCACTCATGGTCTTGTGTTTCGTCGGAGTTGCGAAGCTGCGTTTTTCGCATAACTCGATCGAGTGGTTCCCTCCCGGGGATCCGCTGCGCGAGGCGATGCTGATCATCGACGGAGCCCTCGATGGCACCATTACACTCGAGGTCATCATCGATAGCGGCAAGGAGAACGGACTGCACGAACCCCGGACCCTGAAGCGGATCGAGTACGCCATGCGCTACGCGCAGGCGCTGGAACGCGGTGAAATCTCGGTTGGAAAAGTGACCTCAATCGTCGACGTGGTCAAGGAGACGCATCAAGCGCTCAACGAGAACCGATCGGAATTCTACGTGGTTCCCGAAGCGCGGGACGTGATCGCACAGGAACTCCTGCTATTTGAAAACAGCGGGACCGACGATCTCGTGGAGCTCGTGGACACCGAGTTTCGCACGGCCCGCGTAACAGTGCGAGTTCCCTGGGCCGACGCCATGCTCTACCCGGTATTCATGAACGAGCTCGAGGTGGAATTCAAGAACATCCTGGGCGGTCTGAGTTTCGAGATGACCGGGTTGATGGCCCTGATGTCGACGATTTTTCGCGGTTTGATGATCAGCATGGCGCGGTCTTATGCCTTTGCCCTGGCGATCATCGTTCCCATCATGATGTTGCTTCTGGGCAGTGTGCGCATGGGAATGCTGAGCATGATTCCCAATTTGATGCCCGTCGTTGCCACGATCGGCCTGATGGGCTGGCTCGACATGCCGCTGGATGCGTCCACGATCATGATCGGTGCGATCATCATCGGACTTGCCGTGGATGACACGATCCACTTCATGCACAAGTTTCAGCGCTACTACGCAGAAAGCGGAGATGCCTCGCTTGCGGTGCAGAAGACCCTTTCGACCACCGGCGCCGCTCTGCTCTTTACGACGCTGGTGCTGAGTGCAGGTTTTCTGATCATGTCCCTGTCGTACCTGGTGAACATGACGAACTTCGGGATTCTGCTGGCGTTTGCGACCGTAGTGGCCTTCCTGGCCGACATCATCGTGGCGCCTTCCCTGATGGTGCTCGCAGCGCGCTGGAAAGAAGCGTGAACGCTTCTGGCGCTGCGCGAGGCCCCCGCCCTCAGTCGCCTTCTTCCTGGAGCTGAGACAGCATTGCAGTTCCGGGATTGCGCTGCTCCACGACGTCGCGCATGCGTTCCTCGATACCGGCGACGAGTTCGGGCTGTGAGGGGATCACGTAGAATTTCTCGGTGCGGATCGCTTCGACGATTGCTTCGGCGACCTTGGAGGGCGGATAGCCATCGTCGATTCCGGCCTTCAGGAATTGCTCGATCAGTGCGCCGCCCGGCGTAGCCTCGGATTTTTCCGGATCGCGTCCCTTGTCTCCGGGCTGGTTCCGACCTGCATCCATGATGCGCGTCTGGATCAAGCCCGGACACACGACCGACACCTTCAATTTGGAACCGAGGGAATCGAGTTCCTTGTGCAGACCTTCCGAGAGCGTCACGACTGCGTGCTTGGTGGCGTTGTAGATGGCGAGAAAGGGAGCGGATGTGAGCCCGGCCATCGAAGCGGTGCTCAGGATGTGTCCTTCGTCGCCCTGTTTCTGCATCAACGGAACGAAGCTGCGAACGCCGTGGATTACGCCGAGCAGATTCACGTTGAGCACCCAGTGCAGCTCTTCGAGTGAGTTGTCCCAGAGCGAACCGGTCACGATCACGCCCGCGTTATTGAACACGACGTGCACGCCACCAAAATGCTCGAATGACTTCTGGGCCAGGGCTTCGACCGCACTGGCATCGGAGACATCGGTGATCATCGCCAGGGTTTCGATCCCCGCACCCCTGAGTTCGGCTTCTGCCTCTTCCAGCGCCGCGGCTTCGACATCGGCAAGTACGATCTTCATGCCTTCGGCTCCCAGAGCCTGCGCAGTTGCGAAACCGATTCCACTGGCGCCGCCGGTGATTACTGCAATGCGGTCGCGGAGTTGCTTCACCTCAATTTCTCCTCTAGGGGTACTCATTTTCCCGTGCAAATTCGCCGAACAATACCAGAATTCAAGGAATTCGAAAAAGGGAAGAGAACTCCACCGCCCCGAGAACCAACCGGAGCCTCTTGCACCGCACTTGCACACAAGCTGCGCATTAGCTCGAAAATGCCGTGGCATCGAGACGATGCCTCTGGCAACCAGAGGACTGTCACGACTTTCCGAGGAGACGTTCATGAGAGACATGCCTAGACTTCGAACCCATTTCTACCGAGTGGCCATCGCCGCACTCCTGGTCGTACCGGTTGCTGCAATCAGTCTTGACACGCAGTCGGCTGAGCCCGGCCGGGTCTCATTGGGAGCGTTGTTGCGCGTGGATCCCGGATCCACTCCCCATGCCTATATCGAGGTTGATCCAGGCGTTCCGATCATCAGCATCGCCGTCGAAGGCGATGGCGTCGTCTACGGTCCCGTGGAAGAGATCGGACCCAACTACTACTGGGCGGAAGCTCTCGATGCACCGGCTGAAAGCTGTTACGAGGTTCGGGCAAGCATCGTGTTTGGCAGCCCGCCTGTCGTGGATGACAACGTCTGTCTGTCTTCGCTGACGGTCAAGCACGTTGGAACCGGTGAGGTCTTTGTCGAGGACTTCGCAGATGGCAAGAACACGTGGACGTCTTTCGAAGCTTCCGATGGCTCGATCGGGGAGTTCCATACCTCTTGCTCCCAGTGTCTGCTGGTCGACCAGTTCGATGAGAGCGGTGAGTTCCAGATTCTCGACCTGACTGCAGGTGGCAAGATGATCGCCAAATGCAGTGGCGGCAGTTCCAAGGGCAAGAAGGGCAAGGGCAAGAAGGGCAAGAAGAGCAAGGGCAAGAAGGGCGAGGGCAAGAAGAGCAAGGGCAAGAAGAGTTCCCCACCCGCGCCCATCGATGTCGAGCTGAACCTGACTTCGACTCACTGCAACGACACCTGCCAGCCGCCGGGTGGTGAGTGGGATTTCTAGGAGTCTATCGGAGCCGCTGATCTCGGGAAGCCGAGTTCAGGGCTGATTCGACAACGCCGCTGCGGATGCGAGGCACGTCCACGCACACCGCAGCGGCGTTTTCCGTTTCTGGTTCCAGCTAGGCGGCTATAGTCTCTGCCGCAAATGTCCCGAAAAGCTGCAGCCCCCACATCGGCTTTTCTGCCGACAACGGCGGAAGAGATTCGCGCACGAGGATGGGACGCACCCGATGTGGTGCTCGTCTCGGGCGACGCTTACGTCGATCACCCGTCGTTCGCCGCGGCCATTCTTGGGCGCTGGCTCGAGGCCAACGGGTATCGCGTGGCAATCCTGGCGCAACCCGACTGGAGAAGTGCAGAAGCCTGGCGCACGCTCGGTCGACCGCGGTTGTTCTACGGCGTGTCCGCGGGCAATATGGACTCGCTCGTCAATCACTACACCGCCAATCGCAAACGGCGCAACTCCGATGCCTATTCTCCCGGCGGAGAGGCGGCGCTGCGCCCAGACCGCGCGACCGCGGTCTACTCGCAGCGCTGTAGAGAAGCTTTCCGCGGAGTACCGGTGATTGCGGGGGGTGTCGAAGCTTCGCTGCGGCGCATTGCTCACTACGACTACTGGTCCGACAAGGTCTGGCCGAGCATCCTCGCCACCTCGAAGGCGCACCTGCTCGTATATGGCATGGGCGAGGAGCCGATATTGGAGATCGCACGGCGCCTGGAGCGGGGCGGAGATGTCACCTCATTGCGTGATCTGCGCGGTGTTGCCTATCTGCTCGGCAAGAACGAAGCACTGCCGGCCCATCGCTGGGACGACGCCAGGTGCCCCAATGAAGATGTGCGGCTTCCCGCCTTCGAGACGGTCCGCGATGACAAGCGGGCTTTTGCGCAGGCGACGCGCAAGATGCATCGCGAGACGAATCCACTCAACGCACGCCGACTCCTCCAGTCGCACGGTGAGCGTACGCTCGTGGTCAATCCGCCCTCGCTCCCGCTCAGCGAAGCCCAGATGGATGCACTCTACGGTCTTCCGTACACGCGCCAGTTGCATCCGCAATACCGGGCTGAAGTACCGGCGTGGCAGACGATCAAGGAATCGCTGCAGATCATGCGCGGTTGCTTTGGAGGCTGCACGTTCTGCTCGATCACTCTACATCAGGGGCGAACGGTCCAGAGTCGCAGCGAACGCTCGATCGTTAGTGAGGTGGAGAAACTCGTCGCTTCACCCGGCTTCTCGGGGC
This bacterium DNA region includes the following protein-coding sequences:
- a CDS encoding MMPL family transporter is translated as MRDRIEGFFESWGYFIIRFRWLAIAVVVGLTAFLASYLPSLTVDNSTESFLRPDDPSVVLYNDFRDQFARDDRILVAIVTPDVFKLEFLEKLRALHRDIENEIPYLQEVTSLLNARSTRGEHDALIVGDLVEVWPENRAEVLALRERVRANPLYRDVLISADETLTVISIKPFTYSTLGEEDALAGFDEPEFSETPAEPQYLSSAENRAIYDSLMEVAERHRSAEFPIHLGGALPMTENINEHMGQDVLLYVSLGLLAIFLLLMVLFRRVMGVVSPLIVVGLSLSSSLGFMVMLGIPGSSAVQMLPMFLLAVGVCDSVHILTIVYQELHSGSSKEDAIAFAMGHSGLAVLMTSVTTAAGMVSFVTAELAPVAHLGVIAPIGVMLALAYTLVLLPALLAIAPSRRTRKTTGRGTGEVLNLFLTRTGGVATRNPWRVLGFAAALMVLCFVGVAKLRFSHNSIEWFPPGDPLREAMLIIDGALDGTITLEVIIDSGKENGLHEPRTLKRIEYAMRYAQALERGEISVGKVTSIVDVVKETHQALNENRSEFYVVPEARDVIAQELLLFENSGTDDLVELVDTEFRTARVTVRVPWADAMLYPVFMNELEVEFKNILGGLSFEMTGLMALMSTIFRGLMISMARSYAFALAIIVPIMMLLLGSVRMGMLSMIPNLMPVVATIGLMGWLDMPLDASTIMIGAIIIGLAVDDTIHFMHKFQRYYAESGDASLAVQKTLSTTGAALLFTTLVLSAGFLIMSLSYLVNMTNFGILLAFATVVAFLADIIVAPSLMVLAARWKEA
- a CDS encoding SDR family NAD(P)-dependent oxidoreductase, with amino-acid sequence MKQLRDRIAVITGGASGIGFATAQALGAEGMKIVLADVEAAALEEAEAELRGAGIETLAMITDVSDASAVEALAQKSFEHFGGVHVVFNNAGVIVTGSLWDNSLEELHWVLNVNLLGVIHGVRSFVPLMQKQGDEGHILSTASMAGLTSAPFLAIYNATKHAVVTLSEGLHKELDSLGSKLKVSVVCPGLIQTRIMDAGRNQPGDKGRDPEKSEATPGGALIEQFLKAGIDDGYPPSKVAEAIVEAIRTEKFYVIPSQPELVAGIEERMRDVVEQRNPGTAMLSQLQEEGD
- a CDS encoding YgiQ family radical SAM protein, translated to MSRKAAAPTSAFLPTTAEEIRARGWDAPDVVLVSGDAYVDHPSFAAAILGRWLEANGYRVAILAQPDWRSAEAWRTLGRPRLFYGVSAGNMDSLVNHYTANRKRRNSDAYSPGGEAALRPDRATAVYSQRCREAFRGVPVIAGGVEASLRRIAHYDYWSDKVWPSILATSKAHLLVYGMGEEPILEIARRLERGGDVTSLRDLRGVAYLLGKNEALPAHRWDDARCPNEDVRLPAFETVRDDKRAFAQATRKMHRETNPLNARRLLQSHGERTLVVNPPSLPLSEAQMDALYGLPYTRQLHPQYRAEVPAWQTIKESLQIMRGCFGGCTFCSITLHQGRTVQSRSERSIVSEVEKLVASPGFSGHVSDLGGPTANMYQMGCTQPEAQAMCRRPSCVHPTVCKLLETSHEPTKKLMKAARETPGVKKVHIASGIRMDLAREDPEYLEDLARHHVGGHLKVAPEHVSARVLSLMKKPTVDSFAQFAEGFESASKRAGKQQYLVPYFISSHPGSGVDDMIELAIFLKQHGYKPLQVQDFIPAPMDIATCMYWTGINPFSMKPVETARNLRDRKVQRALLQFFAPENYFVVRKALEDAGRHDLIGGGPECLISPNAPREALEGRHRSASGDERRPRETRPGYRRTSREAGRRSRKPDGN